The following are encoded in a window of Nocardioides houyundeii genomic DNA:
- a CDS encoding MMPL family transporter, translating to MSTSYVRGSAAPTHPAQAPDPHRASRPGPLGRLGVWVTNHVKLVTIVWILAIVGLGAFAPQVEKNLSGAGWQANGSESVEVRELAQEHFGGNASSAIQVVVHSEDGPVTEGDGSKVLAEVTRMLESEPRIAEVVAPMPGATLSPDGSTAIVLAGAGADTNEMVRVATDLKEPLQDLSASGVTVNPTGSSLLWSDFNEANLDAMLKSEFMSWPVTLAILVLAFGALVAAGLPLILTLAGLVASAGSLVLINELVPVSIWAMNFAMMFALALGIDYALFLVVRYRAARAARRSSDPARAVTDRQEAIAQTMDTAGKAVLLSGLTVLISLSAVMLVPSPSFRSMAGGIMLSVVFVLAATLTLLPLVLFKLDDRINKFSLPWARSGEHRSAKFAAWGERLWKRPVAWGLASLVLLLALAAPLLGLQTAMPSIKVLPEDASARVGYNLVQEAFGEGAPGTLQVLAQRDDAEATTAVLNEDEGIAAVMQPMPAADESDQVLIQAVPTVDPSDPVLGDTVDRLRVDLPESVMVGGAPVENLDLKTQLDESTPLVIGVVLVLGFLLLLVALQAPLISLLGTLASLLSTAAAFGVARLIFQEGYGADLLGFESQGFLDAWAPVFFFAMIFAIAMDYTVFLLASAKEHYERTGDAKDAMVGSLAHSGRVIFAAGAVMVAVFFTFALSGPIPPKEMGVVLGIAVLLDAFLVRLVLLPVLLRLTGNAAWYCPAWLRRILPNITFAHD from the coding sequence ATGAGCACCAGCTATGTCCGCGGCTCCGCCGCGCCAACCCACCCCGCACAAGCACCGGATCCACACCGGGCGTCGCGGCCCGGCCCCCTGGGCCGCCTCGGCGTCTGGGTGACCAACCACGTCAAGCTGGTCACCATCGTCTGGATCCTGGCCATCGTGGGCCTCGGTGCGTTCGCCCCCCAGGTCGAGAAGAACCTCTCGGGCGCCGGCTGGCAGGCCAACGGCTCCGAGTCCGTCGAGGTTCGTGAGCTCGCCCAGGAGCACTTCGGTGGCAACGCCAGCTCCGCGATCCAGGTCGTCGTGCACTCCGAGGACGGTCCCGTCACCGAGGGCGACGGCTCGAAGGTCCTCGCCGAGGTGACCCGGATGCTCGAGAGCGAGCCGCGGATCGCCGAGGTCGTCGCGCCCATGCCGGGAGCCACGCTGAGCCCCGACGGCAGCACCGCGATCGTGCTGGCCGGGGCGGGCGCCGACACCAACGAGATGGTGCGCGTCGCGACCGACCTCAAGGAGCCGCTCCAGGACCTCTCGGCCTCAGGGGTGACCGTCAACCCGACCGGGTCCTCGCTGCTGTGGAGCGACTTCAACGAGGCCAACCTGGACGCGATGCTCAAGTCCGAGTTCATGTCCTGGCCCGTCACCCTGGCCATCCTGGTCCTCGCCTTCGGCGCCCTCGTGGCAGCCGGCCTCCCCCTGATCCTGACGCTTGCCGGCCTGGTTGCCTCCGCCGGCTCGCTGGTGCTCATCAACGAGCTCGTCCCGGTCTCCATCTGGGCGATGAACTTCGCCATGATGTTCGCCCTGGCCCTCGGCATCGACTACGCGCTCTTCCTCGTGGTGCGCTACCGCGCCGCCCGGGCCGCCCGCAGGTCCAGCGACCCCGCACGCGCCGTCACCGACCGGCAGGAGGCGATCGCCCAGACCATGGACACCGCCGGCAAGGCCGTCCTCCTTTCCGGGCTGACCGTGCTGATCTCGCTCTCCGCGGTCATGCTCGTCCCCTCCCCGTCCTTCCGCTCCATGGCCGGCGGGATCATGCTCTCGGTGGTCTTCGTGCTCGCTGCGACCCTGACGCTGCTGCCGCTGGTGCTGTTCAAGCTCGACGACCGGATCAACAAGTTCTCGCTCCCCTGGGCCCGCTCAGGCGAGCACCGCTCCGCGAAGTTCGCCGCCTGGGGCGAGCGGCTCTGGAAGCGACCTGTCGCCTGGGGTCTCGCGTCGCTGGTGCTGCTGCTGGCCCTGGCCGCTCCGCTCCTCGGTCTCCAGACCGCCATGCCCTCGATCAAGGTGCTTCCCGAGGACGCCTCCGCGCGCGTCGGCTACAACCTGGTCCAGGAGGCCTTCGGCGAAGGCGCTCCCGGCACCCTGCAGGTCCTCGCCCAGCGCGATGACGCTGAGGCGACCACCGCGGTGCTGAACGAGGACGAGGGCATCGCCGCCGTCATGCAGCCGATGCCGGCAGCTGACGAGTCGGACCAGGTGCTGATCCAGGCGGTGCCGACCGTCGATCCCTCCGACCCGGTCCTGGGCGACACCGTGGACCGGCTGCGGGTGGACCTGCCCGAATCGGTCATGGTCGGCGGAGCCCCGGTCGAGAACCTCGACCTCAAGACACAGCTCGACGAGTCCACACCGCTGGTCATCGGCGTCGTCCTGGTGCTGGGCTTCCTGCTCCTGCTCGTGGCGTTGCAGGCGCCGCTGATCTCCTTGCTCGGGACCCTGGCCAGCCTGCTGTCCACCGCCGCCGCCTTCGGCGTAGCCCGCCTGATCTTCCAGGAGGGGTACGGCGCCGACCTCCTCGGCTTCGAGTCCCAAGGGTTCCTCGACGCCTGGGCGCCGGTGTTCTTCTTCGCGATGATCTTCGCCATCGCCATGGACTACACCGTGTTCCTGCTGGCCTCGGCCAAGGAGCACTACGAACGCACCGGCGACGCGAAGGACGCCATGGTGGGGTCGCTGGCCCACTCCGGCCGCGTCATCTTCGCCGCCGGCGCCGTGATGGTCGCGGTCTTCTTCACCTTCGCCCTGTCCGGGCCCATCCCGCCCAAGGAGATGGGCGTGGTGCTGGGCATCGCGGTCCTGCTCGACGCCTTCCTGGTCCGGCTGGTGCTGCTGCCGGTGCTGCTGCGCCTGACCGGCAACGCCGCTTGGTACTGCCCGGCCTGGCTGCGCCGCATCCTGCCAAACATCACCTTCGCCCACGACTGA